DNA sequence from the Streptomyces sp. CA-210063 genome:
AGGCGTAGGTGGCGGAGTAGGGGACGCTGACCTGGTCGGCGCCGGTGCAGGCGGCGGTGGGGGCGACGCCGCCGCGGGTGTTGAGGCGCTGGATGTAGGAGACGTTCGCGAAGACCCCGGTGCCGCGCGTGGTGGTGGACTGCAGGAGAAGCTCGGGGATGGTGCCCTCCTTGGCCGAGCTGGCGACGGCGGCGGCGTTCACGGCACTGCCGTCGACCGTGGACACCCAGACGGGGCCCCGGGAGTGGAGGGCGACGGTACGGCGGGAGCGGTCGTTCCTGTCCCAGAGGGTGGCGGCGGGCTCCAGCAGCTTCCAGGCCCCGTCGGTGCAGGTGTACGTCTGGACGCCTTCGGCCCGGAGGACTCCGGTGAGCCGGTTCCCGTCCGGGACCTTGAGTGCGGCGGGAGCGTCGACGCCGCCACGGGCGGGCTTCGCCTCCGCGGCCAGGCCGACCGGCGCGCTCGAGAGCGCGCCGGCGGTTACGGCGGCGACAGCGGTGGTGGTGAGGATGAGACGCTTGGCGAGCTTCATCGGGTGTGTCTCCAAGGGGATGTCCGAACAGGGTGTGGATGCCGCGGGTGCCCACTGCCCGCACAGGTGTCGTACGACCCCGTGCCGGGACCGACCGCGTGGCCGCCGAGCCACCGGCATGCGCACGGCCTGGGCTCGCTGCTCCGCACGAGTGGGAAGTATGGCCGAACCGGTCCCGGCTCCACCAGAGCCTGCGGGGCACATGAACAGGGCACACCGCCACGGGCTTCGGGGCGCCCGACGCGCCACCGGGGCAACCACACACGGCGGACCGTAGGGCGCGGCTGGGGTGGACCTTCCGGTCACGGGCGGAGGCTGCCCGGGGGCTCCGCGGCCATATCGTTCGGGACTCTGGGGACGACGAGGACGTCTGCTGGCCCGGCCGGCGGATGCGTCCTACTCTCGGGCCCATGACCAGGCCTCTCGTTGCCCTCCTCAGTGGCGCAGGTATCTCCACGGATTCGGGTATTCCCGACTATCGGGGCCCGAACGGGCTGTGGCGGCGGGATCCGGAGGCGGAGAAGCTCGTCACGTACGAGTACTACATGGCAGACCCGGAGATCCGGCGGCGCTCGTGGCAAATGCGGCGGCAGAACCGGACGCTGCTGGCGGAGCCGAACGTGGCGCACCGGGCGGTGGCCGAGCTGGAGCGGTCCGGGGTACCGGTGCGGGTGATCACGCAGAACGTGGACGGGCTGCACCAGCTCGCCGGGACGTCCGCCCGCAAGGTCCTGGAACTGCACGGCACCGCACGGGAGTTCGTCTGCACCGCATGCCACTCCCGCGGTCCGATGGAGGACGCCCTCGCCCGGGTCGAGGCCGGTGAGGACGATCCGCCGTGCCTGGAGTGCGGGGGCATCCTCAAGTCGGCCACCGTCATGTTCGGCGAACGGCTCGACCCGGTGGTGCTCGGCGAGGCCGTCGCGATCACCAAGGCCTGCCAGATCTTCATCGCCGTCGGCACCAGCCTCCAGGTCCAGCCCGCCGCCGGACTCGCCGGTGTCGCCGCCGACCACGGGGCGCGGCTGATCATCGTCAACGCCGAGCCGACCCCGTACGACGACCTGGCGGACGAGGTCGTACGGGAGCCGATCGGGACCGCGCTGCCGGAGGTGCTGCGCGGGATCGGTACCGCGAGCGCCTGAGCGGTCAGGCCACGGTCCCTCAGCCGACCCGGCGCACAGGGCCCTCGGAAGGGGGCTGTCAGAAGAGGGTCGTCAGAAGAGGGTTGCCAGAAGAGGACTGTCAGAAGAGGGCCGTCCCCCGTTCGAGGTCCAGCAGGCGCTGCTTGCGCTCCACGCCGCCGCCGTAACCGGTGAGGCTGCCGTCGGAGCCGACCACGCGGTGGCAGGGGACGATGATGCCGACGGGGTTCCTGCCGTTCGCCAGGCCGACCGCGCGGGACGCCTTGGGCTTGCCGAGGGCGTCGGCGAGATCGCCGTACGAGCGGGTCTCGCCGTAGGGGATCCGCACGAGCTGTTCCCAGACGGTGCGCTGGAACGGGGTGCCGTGCAGCCGCAGTTCAAGGGTGAACTCCTTCAAGTCACCCGCGAAATAGGCTTCCAGCTGTTCCTCCGGCTCGGCGAAGAGCGTGTCGTCGCGTACGCCGAAACTCTCCTCCGGCGGGCGGTGGCGTTGCCCGGTCATGTAGAGGCCGCACAGGACACCGTCGTCGGCGACGAGGGTGAGCGGACCGTAGGGACTGTCGATGACGGTGTGCCGCTTCTGCTGCTTCATGGGAGGTCCTTGAAAGATCGATCGGCCCTTGCATCGGCTCGTCCGAACCGGCTCGTCCGAAGTGACTCATCGGAACTGGCTCATCAGAACTGGCTCATCAGAACTGGCTCATACAGGCAGGAAGTTGATGGGATGGCTGTCCGTCGCCCACAGGTACTGGACCGCGTACGCCCGCCACGGCCGCCAGGCCGCCGCGCGGTCCGTGAGGGCGGCCGGAGTGGACGGGAGGCCCAACTCCTTTGCCGCGCGTCGGATTCCGAGGTCGCTGGGGAGGAAGGCGTCGGGGTCGCCGAGGGCGCGCATGGCGATGACGTCGACGGTCCAGGGGCCGAAGCCGGGGAGGGCGAGGAGACGGGCGCGGGTCTCCGCCCAGTCGCTGCCGACGCCCAAGTGCAGTTCACCGTCGGCGAGTTGCCGCACCAGCGTGGTGAAGGTGGTCCGGCGGGTGCGGGGCATCGCGAGGGTCTCGGGGTCGACGGCCGCCAGCGCCTCGGGGAGCGGGAAGAGATGGGTGAGGCCGCCCTCGGGGTCGTCGACGGGTTCGCCGTGCGCGGTGACCAGCCGGGCCGCGTGGGTGCGGGCGGCGGCCGTGGACACCTGCTGGCCGAGCACCGCCCGTACGGCGAACTCGGCCTCGTCGACGGTACGCGGCACCCGGCGCCCAGGCGCCTTGTCCACCAGCGGCGCGAGCACCGGGTCGGTGCGCAGCTGCTCGTCGACGGCGACCGGGTCGGCGTCCAGGTCGAGCATGCGCCGGCAGCGGCTGATGGCGACGGGCAGGTCGCGCAGATCGCTGAGGGTGAGGCGGCAGGCGATGTGGTCGGGCTCGGGCGTGAGGCCCACGATGCCGTGGCCGTACGGGAGGCGGAGCGTGCGCCGGTAGGCGCCGTCGCGCCACTCCTCCACGCCGGGTACGGCGGTGGCGGCGAGGTGACCGAAGAGATTGTCGGGGTTGAGCGGGGCCCGGAACGGCAGCCGCAGGCTCAACACCCCTGAGGTACCAGGGGAGTCCAAGCGCTGCCGGGCCGATCGCGTGGCCCGCTCGCGCAGCTCGCTCGGCGACAGCGCGAAGACCTCCCGCACCGTGTCGTTGAAGGTCCGGATCGACGCGAACCCGGCGGCGAACGCGATCTCCGCCATCGGCAGCGCGGTCGTCTCGACCAGTAGCCGCGCGGTCTGCGCCCGCTGCGCCCGGGCGAGCGCCAGCGGGCCCGCGCCCAGCTCGGCCAGCAGCTGCCGCTCGACCTGCCGGGTGCTGTAACCGAGCCGCCGCGCCAGCCCCGGCACGCCCTCCCGGTCCACCACCCCGTCCCCCACCAGTCTCATCGCCCGCGCCACCAGGTCCGCCCGCTGATCCCACTCCGGCGACCCGGGACTCGTGTCCGGCCGACACCGCTTGCACGCCCGGAACCCGGCCTGCTGACACGCCGCCGCGCTCGGATAGAACGTCATGTTCTCCGGCTTCGGCGGCACCACCGGACAGCTCGGCCGACAGTAGATCCGCGTGGTCAGCACCGCCGTGAAGAACCACCCGTCGAACCGCGCGTCCTTCGACCGCACGGCCCGCACACACCGCTCGACATCCGTGTACATCCCGTTCCGCATGACTCAAGCATCGGGTACGGGGAGGGGGCAGGGCTGGCAAGAATCCGACATCAAGACAGGGGTGACCTCGTGGGCCGCCGAGCCCTGGAGCACCTGAGGCTGAGGATCAGCGACGCGCCGGACGGCGACTGAGCCGCCCGGCGCCGGCTGAGGCCCCGGCCGGTGGGCGAAGGCCGGGGGTGGAGGTCACGTCGCCGGAAGCTTGGGCGTCAGGCCGCCGAGGAGGCCGCCGAGGAGGCCGGTGACCAGGCCGAGTACCGGCTGCAGGAGACCGGTGACGATGCCGAGGACCGGGGCGAGCAGGCCGGTGACCGCGCCCAGTACGGCGCCCAGGTCGAGCGAGGTCAACGCCTTGAGCAGGCCGTCGAGCGCGGACTGGAGCGCGGCCACCAGGTCCGCCACCGGGTCGGCCGCCACGGCGGCGCGGTCGGACGTGGCCGGGGCCGCCGCGTCCAGCTTCCGCAGCCGCTCCTGAACGGTGGCGTTGGCTGTCTTGAGGGCCTTGACGTGCCGGGCCGCCTCGGCCGCGTCGAGCTGGTCGGCGTCCAGCTCGACGATGGTGGTCAACTCGTCCAGCAGCGGGGCGAGTACGTCGTCCTGATCCATCCGGTCGAGCAGGTCCAGCTGGGTCAGCAATACGTCCGCGTCGCTTCCGGCGGCGTCGGTGTCCGTAACCGTGTCCGTGTCCGTGTCCGTGTCCGTGGCTGTGTCCGTGGCTGTGTCCGTGTCGGTGTCGGTGACTGTGTCCGTATCCGCGTCTGCGTCTGCGTCGATGTCCGCCAGCATCCCGTCCAGGTCGAGGTCGAGCTCCGCGAGGAATGCCTCCACTTCGGCTTCCTCCTTCGCGATGAGCGCGTCCACGTCGGCTTCCTCCTTCTCCAGGAGCGCGTCGATCTGCGCGTCCAGCGCGTCGAAGAAGTCGTCCAGATCGGCAACGGGGGCCGCGGCGAGCCTCGCCGCGGTGCGGTTCGAGGCGGTGCGGTTCGAGGCGGAGGGGTTCGAGGCGGAGGGGTTCGAGGCGGTTCGGCCCGCGTCGACGGCCGCGGTGGCGGTGCCGACCGGTCCGAAGACCAGGGCCCCGCAGACCAGGGGCGGCAGGAGAAGACCACGGGAGACGAGGGCGCGCATGCACGTTCCTTTCGAAGCTGCTGTCCTTTGCGCTCACCGTGGGAGGCGGCACGGCCCGCCGCAACCGATCACAGGGACGGGAGCCGGCCTGTCAACCTGCCACGCCGATGACGTTGACCAGGCGGTTTCGCCAGATGGACAGCTCCGCACGACTCCGTTCGACACGCTCCGGCCGTTCGTCCGTCAGAGTGCGCAAGCGCGCCACGCCGGGCAGCTTCCGGGGTTCCTCGGCGCCGTCAGCCGGCCTGCTCGGCGAAGGCCGCGAACGCCGCGTACGCCTCGTCGTCGAAGAGGACGAATCTGACCTCCTCGACCGAGGTCTCCGTGGCGCGTACGGACTCCACGGCGATGCGGGCGGCGTCCTCCATCGGCCAGCCGTAGATACCGGCGGAGACGGCCGGGAAGGCGACCGTGCGGGCGCCCAACTCATCGGCCACGCGCAGGGATTCGCGGTAGCAGGAGGCGAGGAGGGCGGAGCGGTCGAGGCTCTGGCTGTGGACGGGCCCCACCGTGTGGATCACCCAGCGCGCGTCCAGTTCGCCCGCCGTCGTGGCGACGGCCTGGCCCGTGGGCAGCCCCCTGCCGTAGTGAGAGGCACGGAGCTTTCGGCAGTCGGCCAGGATCGCGGGGCCGCCGCGCCGGTGGATCGCGCCGTCCACTCCTCCCCCGCCGAGGAGTGAGGAGTTCGCGGCGTTGACGATGGCGTCGACGGACTGCTGGGTGATGTCGCCCCGGACGAGGGTGATGGTGGTCATGCCCGCCTCTATATCAGCCGACGGGCCTCGTCGGCCCGCTGATTCACGGGCCTTGTCGGCCTGTGCCGATGCCGTGCCGGCCTACCAGCTCACCGGCAACGACCGCACCCCGTGGACCGTGGTCATCGTCAGCGCGAAGTCCTCCGGCGGTGCGGTCAGGCGCAGGCCCGGCAGGCGGTCGAAGAGGGCGGGCAGGCCGATCTGGAGTTCCGCGCGGGCGAGGGACTGGCCGATGCACTGGTGCAGTCCGTGGCCGAAGGCCAGATGGCCGGTGGTGCCCCGGCGGACGTCCAGTGCGTCGGGATCGGCGAACGCGGACGGGTCGCGGTTGGCGGCCTGGAGCGCCACGACGACGCCCTCCCCAGCCTGGATACGGACACCCGCGACGTCCACGTCCTCGGTGGCGATCCGCCGCAGCCCCGAGTGCGCGACGGTCAGATGGCGCAGCAACTCCTCGACCGCGCCGGGCCACAGGCCGGGATCCGCGCGCAGGGCGGCGAGCTGGTCGGGGTGGCTCAGCAGGGCCACGACCGCGAGCGGGAACATGTTCGCGGTCGTCTCGTGGCCCGCCACCAGCAGCAGCGAGGCGATGCCGACGGCCTCGGGCGCGCTCACCTCGCCGGTCGCCACCCGGTCCCGCGCGAGACGCGAGAGGAGATCGTCGGCGGGCTCCCGGGCCCGCCGGGCGAGCAGTTCGCCCAGGTACGTGTGGAGGGCCTTGCGGGCGGCCAGCATCTCCTTGGGTCCGGAGGCGAGACTGCTGAACGCCCTCGCCTGTCGCTGGAAGAAGTCGTGGTCCTCGTACGGCACCCCGAGCAGCTCGCAGATGGCGAGGGACGGCAGCGGCAGGGCGTACGACTCGACCAGGTCGGCGGTCGTGCCCCCGTCCGCCGTGATCGAGTCGAGCAGTTCCCCGCAGATCCGGGCGATGGCCGGCCGCAACTGCTCGATACGGCGGAAGGTGAAGTCGGGGATCAGTACGCGGCGCAGGCGGGTGTGGTCGGGCGGGTCCATCATGAAGAACTGGCCCGGTGCGCGCGGCGGCGACTGCGGCCGGAAGCCGGGGAAGCCGTCGCGGGTGGCGTCGGCGCTGAAGCGCGGGTCGGCGAGGACCGCGCGGGCGTCCTCATGCCGGGTGACCAGCCAGGGGCTGTTGTCGCCCCAGATCGTCACCCGCCGGATCGGTTCCTCGGCACGCCACTTGGCGTACTCGGGCGAGGGGTCGAGCAGCGGCCGCAGGGTCGGCAGGGGAGGGTGCGTCGTCATGCGGGCAGTCCTTCCTCGTCCTCGTCCAGTCCCGCGAGCCCCAGCAGCAGGGACTTGATCTCGGTGGCGGAGTAGGCCTCCCGGGTCAACTCGCTTGTGGAGCACAGCAGTACGGGACCGTCGTCCGGGTCGGCGGGCAGTCGGCCGTGGCTGCCGCTGACGCCGGCGGGGTCCAGCGGGACGGTGCTGATGCGGTAGCGGAAGCCCAACTTCTTGCGGGCGATCTGGCCGACCGCGCGGAGTTTCACGGCGGGGACGGTCTCGTCGTACAGCAGCTCGGCGGGGTCGTAGCCGGGCTTGCGGTGGATCTCGACCTGGCGGGCGAAGTCGGGGGCACGTTCGTCGTCGAGCCAGTAGTAGTACGTGAACCAGGCGTCGGGGTCGGCGACGGCGACCAGTTCACCGGAGCGTTCGTGGTCCAGGCCGTGGGCCGCCTTGCCGTCCGCGTCCAACACCTGTTCCACGCCGTCGAGTTCGGCCAGGAGCTTGGCGACCTCCGCCGTGTCGGCCGGGTCCCGTACGTAGACGTGGGCGACCTGGTGGTCGGCGACGGCGAAGGCCCGTGAGGTCCAGGGGTCGAGGTACTCCATGCCGTCCTGGGTGTGCACCTCCAGCAACCCCGCGCGGCGCAGGGAACGGTTGATGTCCACCGGGCGGGAGACGGGCGTGATGCCGTACTCGCTGAGGGCCACCACCGTGGCACCCTCGCTCAGGAAGTGGTCGATCAACGGGCCTAGCGCGTCGTCGAGTTGGCGGGCGGCGCGGATCGTGGCCGGTGAGTCGGGGCCGGATCGCTGGGGTTCGTAGTCGAGTTGGGGGATGTAGACGAGGGTGAGGTCCGGGTCGTGTTCGTCGAAGACCTGGCGGGCGGCGCCGAGGATCCACTGGGTGGAGGGCATTCCGGCGTTGGGGCCCCAGTAGGTGAACAGGGGGAACGGGCCCAGCCGGTCGGTGAGTTCGTCGTGCAGGGACGGCGGCCAGGTGTAGCAGTCGGGTTCCTTGCGGCCGTCCGAGTAGTAGACCGGGCGTGGGGTGACGGTGAGGTCGACGTCCGCGCCCATCGCGTACCACCAGCAGATGTTGGCGACCTTGTAGTCGGGGGCGGATCTGCGGGCCGTCTCCCAGATCTTCTCGCCGCCGACGAGCGCGTTGTGCTGGCGCCACAGCAGTACTTCGCCGAGGTCCCGGAAGTACCAGCCGTTGCCCACCGCGCCGTGCCCGGAGGGCGGTTGACCGGTGAGGAACGTGGACTGGACCGTGCAGGTCACGGCGGGCAGTACGGGGTCGAGCCGGGCCCGGAAGCCGCGCTCGCCGAGGGCGGCCACCGCGGGCATGTGCCGGAGCAGTTTGGGGGTGAGGCCGACGATGTCGAGGACGACGAGCCGGGTGGGTCGGGTGCTCATTGCTGGTTCTCCTTGAGGCCGATTCGAGTGCTCACCGGCTGTTGCCCCGGGGGTGACATTCGGATGCTCGTCACCGGTCCTCCTTGAGGCCGAGGCCGGTCAACCGTTCGCGCGCCCAGGCGAGTTCTGCGGCGATGCCGCCGGGCAGGTCGGCGGGCGGTTCGGGGAGGACGGACCATGTGTAGGTCTCGACCTCGATGTGGTCGCAGTCGGCCACGGCCCCGCCGAGCAGTCCGGCCAGGACGCGGCCGAGCTGGTCGGCGGTGGTGCGCAGCGGCGGTTCGGGGTCGGCGTGCAGCGGGGCGTGGAAGTGGACGCGCCAGGGACCGGTGTCGGTGGGCAGACCGCCGTCCAGCGCGTCCGGGAGATCGTCGACCCCGCGGACTCCGGCCGCTGTCGGGGTGCGTGTCTGGTGCAGGAAGCGGGGTTCGACGAAGCGGCCCAGTGCCGCCCGGGTCGCCGGGTCGGCCGGCTCTGCGGCCTCGACCGCGCAGGACGCCTGGAGTTTGACGACGGGCAGCCCGGCGTCCGCGAGGCGGCGCAGGGCCGCGCCTGGCTCCTCGAACTGTACGGCGAGATGGCAGGCGTCGAGGCAGACGCCGAGCCGTTCGGGGTCGAGGCCGCGCAGCTCCCGTACGGCCTGGGCGGTGGTCTCCACGACACAGCCGGGCTCCGGTTCGAAACCGACCCGGACACGGCGGCCGGTGTCCGACTCACGGCGGCACCGGTCTCGATGGAGAGCTTGTCGGTGAGGTGGTCGACGGCGGGGAAGGCGCGGACGACGGGCCAGATGTCCGCCGGTACGTCCCGTCCTGCGGCGACCCGCTCATGCGCGAAGTCGGCGAGCATACGGGCGAGTTCGCCGTCGGCGCGGGTGTCGAGCCCGCAGATCCGGTCCAGCGGGATCTCGGAGAAGACGCACTTCAGTACGGCCTGCCGGTACTCGGCGTCCGGAAGGCGGGCGGCGCCGTACGGGCCGAGGGCGGCCTCGATGAGGCCGTTGTCGTTGCCGCGCAGGGCTTCGCGGACGAGTCGCAGGGCGAGTTCACCGAGCGGGGCCCGCACGTCGTCGCCGGCCTCGGAGTCGGCGAACAGGGGCAGGGCCCGCAGTACGGCCCGCTGTTCGGCCGGGTCGCCGTGGCGGAAGAGGCCCGCCAGTTCGTCGGCGAGCGGCTGCCCGCCCAGTGGCAGCGCGGTGAGCAGAACGGCTCGGGCCGCCTCGTCGACGGTCCAGAACGCGTCCAGCCGCGCCCGCCCGCAGCGTCTTCGGGCGGCGGGGAACAGGGTGCGTACGGCGGCGGGCCGGTCGGCGATGCGGGCCACGGCCTCGTCGAGCCAGGCGCGGGCGGCCGCGTCCAGGGCGTGGCGGGAGAGGAGGGTTCGGGGGTCGGAGAGTTCGTGGGGCTCGGAGAGTTCGGCGGGCTCGGCGAGCTCGGCGAGCGGTACTCCGGTGGAAACCATGACGGAACAACCTCCTGATGAGGCTGGAGGACCGGACAGGATGGTGGTGGGGGTACGGAGGTGTGGGGGTGTGGGGTCGGTCAGGCCGTCGCCGCGCGGAGGAAGTCCAGCGAGCGGCGGGCCACTTCGGGGGCGTCGAGGGAACCGCCCTGGATCTCCACGGAGACCAGTCCGCGGTGGTCGAGGTCCTGGAGGGCGGCGAGCACGGGCGGGAAGTCGATCTCGCCGGTGCCGAATTCGAGGTGCTGGTGGACGCCCCGCCGCATGTCCTCGATCTGCACGTTCAGCAGGCGCGGGGCGGCGAGGCGGACACACTCCAGCACGGTCCGGTCCTCCACGCAGTGCGCGTGCCCGACATCGAGGGTGATCCCGAACAGCTCGTGCCCGCCGACCATCTCGGCGAGTTCCAGGCACCGCTCCACGGTGTCGACGAACATGTACGGCTCGGGCTCGAAGGCCAGCGACACGCCGTACTCCCCCGCCGTCTCCAGGACCGACTCGACACCCGCGACGAGCCGCTTCCACGCGTCCCGCTCCGGCAGTCCGTCGTCCGGAGCCGGGCCGCTGCACAGATGGACGGTGGGCGAGCCGACGTCGGCGGCGATGCGGACGGCCCGCCGCAGCAGGTCGGTCCTGCGCTCGGCCCCGTCCGACATGAGCGTCGGGTGGTGCTTGCCCCAGGGGTCGAGGAGGTAGGGCGCGCCGGTCTCGACGGTCACATCGAGCCTGTGCCGGGCCAGTTCCCGGGCGACCGCGGCCACCTGCCGGGGCAGGTCGTCCGCGTACGGGTCGAGGTGGCCGTGGTCGAGGGTGAGCGCGACGCCGTCGTAGCCGAGGTCGGCGAGGACCGCGAGGACATCGCTGAGCCGGTGGTTGGTGAAGCCGTTGGTGCCGTAGCCGAATCTGAGGGGGGTGGGGGGAGGGTTCATTCCGGCGCTGCTCCTGCGGGGGTCTGTGCTGGTTCAGGTGGGGGAGATGCGCCGGGCGAGCCGTCGCGCGAGGGGGTGCACGACACCCAGGGCCGCCGCCGCGGCCGTGGCCCCGCTCCGTGCGGTCAACGCCGCCTGCAGGGGCACCAGCCCGAGAATCCCGGCCCCGACGGCCCGCCGTACGTTCTCACCCGATGGCTCGCGTACGGCACGGGCCTGGGCCGTGCCGTAGCTGCCGAGGTAGGCGAGGGCCCCGGCGGCGACCACCGCGGCCCGGGCGGCAGCGCCCTGAGGGGGCGCGGGGCTGTATCGAATTGCGGCTCCGCCGCGGGGCGCGACCGGCCACGACGGCGCCGTGGACGGCTGACGACACAGCGCGGCACTTCCGGCGGAGCGCTTGGCGGCGGTGTCCCCGGTGCGCTCCGAGCGGCGCCCCGCGTAGGCGACAGCCGTGCGGACGGCCGGGAGTGCCGTGGCGAGGGCGGTGGCAGTGGAGGCGGCGAGGGTCGCGGCCGGCAGCCGGGCGGGGGCGCCGGAGATCTCGTGGCGGCTGAGAGCGGTCAGGGTGTAGGTGTGGGCGCCGACGAGTGCGGCGGGGAGGGCGCCGCGCCACAGGGCGGTGCCGGTTCCGGTCGTACGGCCAGGCCCCCGTCCGCCGGCCAGGGCGCCCGCGAGGACGTCGAGGGCGCGCGCGGCGGCCATGGCGGCCGGGCCCGCCGGGGTGGACTTGAGTTTCAGGTCGTACGCCCAGACGGCGCCTGCCAGCGGGAGCGCTCCCAGAAGGCTCCGACGGCCCCCGGAGACGGCTGCTAGCGCGAGACCCCCGGCGGTCAGGGTGCCCGCGACGGCGAGGGCGGTGCGACGCGGGACCCGGCCCGACGGGACGGGGCGCTCGGGGCGCTCTACCGCGTCGATCGTGGCGTCGGCGTAGTCGTTGAGGGCCATGCCGGCCCAGTAGAGGCAGACGGACGAGCCCATCACACCGAACGTCCGCACACCCAGGGGGTGCCCGGCGGCAGCGGCGCCCGCAAGCACGTCGCCCGGGACGCTCAACGCGGCCGGTGCCCGGACGAGTTGTGCGAGGTCGGCGAGGCCCACGGCAGGCCGTGAGCCGGAGCGCAGTACCGCTTCCCGATCTTTCATGGCGGCAACCTACCCACATGACTTGAACATTCACATGGAGAAGTAGTGAAGACCTTTGTCGATTTGTGACTTTGTCTTACCAGCCGATGAAACCTCTCGAGAGCACTTGACCACTACTGCGCCCTTGATCGTCCGAAAACCGTCAGAGTTCCTGCCGCAGCCTCCGCCACACCGCCTTGGCCGCGTTGTGTCCCGACATGCCGTGCACACCCGGGCCCGGCGGGGTCGCCGAGGAGCAGATGAAGACGGCCGGATGCGGGGTGTGGTACGGGAAGAGCGAGAGCTTGGGGCGCAGCAGCAACTGCAGTCCGGACGCGGCGCCGCAGGCGATGTCGCCGCCGACGTAGTTCGCGTTGTGCGCGGCGAGTTCGGGCGGGCCGGCGGTGGCGCGGGCGAGGACGCGGTCGCGGAACCCCGGGGCGAACCGCTCCAGTTGCCGCTCGACGGCGTCCGTGAGGTCCCCTCTCCAGCCGTTCGGCACATGACCGTACGCCCAGAAGACGTGCTTGCCCTCCGGCGCCCGGCTGGGATCGACCAGGCTGGGCTGCACGGTGATCAGGAACGGCGCGTCGGGCGCCCGCCCGTGCCGGGACGCCGCGTCGAGCGCCGCGCCGATCTCCGCCTTGCTCGCCCCGACCTGGACGGTGCCGGCGCCGCGCGCCTCCTTGGCGGTCCACGGCACGGGGCCGTCCAGCGCGTAGTCCAGCTTGAAGACACTGGCGCCGTACCGGTACGGCTCGTAATAACGCCCGAAGCCCGCGATCCGGGCCAGCGCGGTGGGCGAGGTGTCGAAGACGTACGCGCGGGCGGGCGGCAGGTCGTCGAGGCGCTTGACCTCGTAGTCGGTGTGGACGGTGCCGCCGAGGTCCTCCAGATACGCGGTGAGCGCGTCGGAGATGGCCTGCGAGCCGCCCCGGGCGACCG
Encoded proteins:
- a CDS encoding DUF3455 domain-containing protein, which translates into the protein MKLAKRLILTTTAVAAVTAGALSSAPVGLAAEAKPARGGVDAPAALKVPDGNRLTGVLRAEGVQTYTCTDGAWKLLEPAATLWDRNDRSRRTVALHSRGPVWVSTVDGSAVNAAAVASSAKEGTIPELLLQSTTTRGTGVFANVSYIQRLNTRGGVAPTAACTGADQVSVPYSATYAFYKPAK
- a CDS encoding SIR2 family NAD-dependent protein deacylase — its product is MTRPLVALLSGAGISTDSGIPDYRGPNGLWRRDPEAEKLVTYEYYMADPEIRRRSWQMRRQNRTLLAEPNVAHRAVAELERSGVPVRVITQNVDGLHQLAGTSARKVLELHGTAREFVCTACHSRGPMEDALARVEAGEDDPPCLECGGILKSATVMFGERLDPVVLGEAVAITKACQIFIAVGTSLQVQPAAGLAGVAADHGARLIIVNAEPTPYDDLADEVVREPIGTALPEVLRGIGTASA
- a CDS encoding methylated-DNA--[protein]-cysteine S-methyltransferase, with the translated sequence MKQQKRHTVIDSPYGPLTLVADDGVLCGLYMTGQRHRPPEESFGVRDDTLFAEPEEQLEAYFAGDLKEFTLELRLHGTPFQRTVWEQLVRIPYGETRSYGDLADALGKPKASRAVGLANGRNPVGIIVPCHRVVGSDGSLTGYGGGVERKQRLLDLERGTALF
- a CDS encoding AlkA N-terminal domain-containing protein — its product is MRNGMYTDVERCVRAVRSKDARFDGWFFTAVLTTRIYCRPSCPVVPPKPENMTFYPSAAACQQAGFRACKRCRPDTSPGSPEWDQRADLVARAMRLVGDGVVDREGVPGLARRLGYSTRQVERQLLAELGAGPLALARAQRAQTARLLVETTALPMAEIAFAAGFASIRTFNDTVREVFALSPSELRERATRSARQRLDSPGTSGVLSLRLPFRAPLNPDNLFGHLAATAVPGVEEWRDGAYRRTLRLPYGHGIVGLTPEPDHIACRLTLSDLRDLPVAISRCRRMLDLDADPVAVDEQLRTDPVLAPLVDKAPGRRVPRTVDEAEFAVRAVLGQQVSTAAARTHAARLVTAHGEPVDDPEGGLTHLFPLPEALAAVDPETLAMPRTRRTTFTTLVRQLADGELHLGVGSDWAETRARLLALPGFGPWTVDVIAMRALGDPDAFLPSDLGIRRAAKELGLPSTPAALTDRAAAWRPWRAYAVQYLWATDSHPINFLPV
- a CDS encoding O-acetyl-ADP-ribose deacetylase yields the protein MTTITLVRGDITQQSVDAIVNAANSSLLGGGGVDGAIHRRGGPAILADCRKLRASHYGRGLPTGQAVATTAGELDARWVIHTVGPVHSQSLDRSALLASCYRESLRVADELGARTVAFPAVSAGIYGWPMEDAARIAVESVRATETSVEEVRFVLFDDEAYAAFAAFAEQAG
- a CDS encoding cytochrome P450, yielding MTTHPPLPTLRPLLDPSPEYAKWRAEEPIRRVTIWGDNSPWLVTRHEDARAVLADPRFSADATRDGFPGFRPQSPPRAPGQFFMMDPPDHTRLRRVLIPDFTFRRIEQLRPAIARICGELLDSITADGGTTADLVESYALPLPSLAICELLGVPYEDHDFFQRQARAFSSLASGPKEMLAARKALHTYLGELLARRAREPADDLLSRLARDRVATGEVSAPEAVGIASLLLVAGHETTANMFPLAVVALLSHPDQLAALRADPGLWPGAVEELLRHLTVAHSGLRRIATEDVDVAGVRIQAGEGVVVALQAANRDPSAFADPDALDVRRGTTGHLAFGHGLHQCIGQSLARAELQIGLPALFDRLPGLRLTAPPEDFALTMTTVHGVRSLPVSW
- a CDS encoding alkaline phosphatase family protein, producing the protein MSTRPTRLVVLDIVGLTPKLLRHMPAVAALGERGFRARLDPVLPAVTCTVQSTFLTGQPPSGHGAVGNGWYFRDLGEVLLWRQHNALVGGEKIWETARRSAPDYKVANICWWYAMGADVDLTVTPRPVYYSDGRKEPDCYTWPPSLHDELTDRLGPFPLFTYWGPNAGMPSTQWILGAARQVFDEHDPDLTLVYIPQLDYEPQRSGPDSPATIRAARQLDDALGPLIDHFLSEGATVVALSEYGITPVSRPVDINRSLRRAGLLEVHTQDGMEYLDPWTSRAFAVADHQVAHVYVRDPADTAEVAKLLAELDGVEQVLDADGKAAHGLDHERSGELVAVADPDAWFTYYYWLDDERAPDFARQVEIHRKPGYDPAELLYDETVPAVKLRAVGQIARKKLGFRYRISTVPLDPAGVSGSHGRLPADPDDGPVLLCSTSELTREAYSATEIKSLLLGLAGLDEDEEGLPA
- a CDS encoding sugar phosphate isomerase/epimerase family protein, whose translation is MNPPPTPLRFGYGTNGFTNHRLSDVLAVLADLGYDGVALTLDHGHLDPYADDLPRQVAAVARELARHRLDVTVETGAPYLLDPWGKHHPTLMSDGAERRTDLLRRAVRIAADVGSPTVHLCSGPAPDDGLPERDAWKRLVAGVESVLETAGEYGVSLAFEPEPYMFVDTVERCLELAEMVGGHELFGITLDVGHAHCVEDRTVLECVRLAAPRLLNVQIEDMRRGVHQHLEFGTGEIDFPPVLAALQDLDHRGLVSVEIQGGSLDAPEVARRSLDFLRAATA